A window from Aeromonas rivipollensis encodes these proteins:
- a CDS encoding head GIN domain-containing protein — protein MRWMMGAVLALGLSGCSWQDDVKVSGAGALVEQQHPLGREVTRVLAGVPANIHLVAGEARGIHIRGQGNLLPYLDLTERDDKLEIEVKEGYRLAPTEPLEITITLPELHELALAGTGNGELRDFKGDELVLSVAGTGDIVASGLELNRLEGNIAGLGSLDLGTGSARAMELNIAGSGGVLGARLLSQEADVNIAGSGEVEVRVQERLKIEIAGSGSVSYWGEPELSSEIAGSGLVNRRGS, from the coding sequence ATGAGATGGATGATGGGAGCCGTGCTGGCCCTGGGGCTGAGTGGCTGCAGCTGGCAGGACGATGTCAAGGTGAGCGGGGCCGGGGCCCTGGTGGAGCAGCAGCACCCCCTGGGTCGGGAGGTGACCCGGGTGCTGGCCGGGGTGCCCGCCAATATCCATCTGGTGGCGGGGGAGGCGAGGGGCATCCACATCCGGGGACAGGGGAACCTGCTGCCCTACCTGGATCTGACCGAGCGGGACGACAAGCTGGAGATAGAGGTGAAGGAGGGCTATCGGCTGGCCCCCACCGAGCCGCTGGAGATCACCATCACCCTGCCCGAGCTCCATGAGCTGGCGCTGGCGGGCACCGGCAATGGCGAGCTGCGTGACTTCAAGGGGGATGAGCTGGTGCTGTCGGTGGCGGGCACGGGTGACATAGTGGCCAGCGGGCTGGAGCTGAACCGGCTGGAGGGCAACATCGCCGGTCTGGGGAGCCTGGATCTGGGGACCGGCTCTGCCAGGGCCATGGAGCTCAACATCGCAGGTTCGGGGGGCGTGCTGGGGGCACGGCTGCTGAGCCAGGAGGCCGACGTCAATATTGCGGGCAGCGGCGAGGTGGAGGTCAGGGTGCAGGAGCGGCTCAAGATAGAGATCGCCGGTTCTGGCTCGGTCAGTTACTGGGGGGAGCCCGAGCTGAGCAGCGAGATAGCGGGCTCGGGTCTGGTGAACCGGCGGGGGAGCTGA
- the ovoA gene encoding 5-histidylcysteine sulfoxide synthase, with the protein MTQVSHSFASPDGLPAPTRTPLLGGDDPEHKRRELLDYFCQTFDLYDSLFDCLADERAWFNKAIPLRHPLIFYYGHTAAFFVNKLLAANLIDRRLDPRIEAMVAIGVDEMSWDDLDETHYDWPAVAELRDYRDRVRALVCDFIERMPLTLPIDWQSPAWVILMGIEHERIHLETSSVLIRQLPLAWVQPQPYWPACTQARHRRDQVPANSLLPVAGGRVRLGKQDATYGWDNEYGERHIELAPFQASRMLVSNAEYFPFVQAGGYETRAWWDDEGWGWCQYAKVRMPSFWVGDPSEPEQLQLRLMTGQAPLPWDWPVEVNQLEAAAFCRWKAAQTGLPIQLPSEGEWMLLREQVPDDQPDWLEAPGNINLARFASSCPVDACPQGDFFDLVGNVWQWTSTAIDGFEGFKVHPLYDDFSTPTFDGKHSLIKGGSWISTGNEALKSSRYAFRRHFFQHAGFRYLVSRYQEAITVNPYETDALVAQYLDFQYGPTHFGVANYASTLASLASELCSRHERALDIGCATGRASFELARHFQHVDGVDYSARFIDVALALASQDSFRYALPLEGDLVEYCEARLSSHDLGPEQAERVHFSQGDACNLKPKYEHYDLVLASNLIDRLREPARFLRDIAPRLRSGGLLVLTSPYTWLTDYTPKANWLGGIRENGEALSTHQALQRLLAAEFEELCPPRDVPFVIRETARKHQHTVAQLTVWRKR; encoded by the coding sequence GTGACCCAAGTCAGCCATTCATTCGCCAGCCCAGACGGCCTGCCAGCCCCGACCCGTACCCCGCTGCTCGGCGGCGACGATCCCGAGCACAAGCGCCGCGAGCTGCTCGACTACTTCTGTCAGACCTTCGACCTCTACGACTCACTGTTCGATTGCCTGGCCGATGAGCGGGCCTGGTTCAACAAGGCGATCCCCCTGCGCCACCCCCTCATCTTCTACTACGGCCACACCGCCGCCTTCTTCGTCAACAAGCTGCTGGCGGCCAACCTCATCGACCGGCGCCTCGATCCCCGCATCGAGGCCATGGTGGCCATAGGGGTGGACGAGATGAGCTGGGACGATCTGGACGAGACCCACTACGACTGGCCCGCTGTGGCCGAACTGCGCGACTACCGTGACCGCGTGCGCGCCCTGGTGTGTGATTTCATCGAACGTATGCCGCTGACCCTGCCCATCGACTGGCAGAGCCCGGCCTGGGTCATCCTGATGGGCATAGAGCACGAGCGCATCCACCTGGAGACCTCCAGCGTGCTGATCCGCCAGTTGCCCCTGGCCTGGGTGCAGCCGCAGCCCTATTGGCCCGCCTGCACCCAGGCCCGCCACAGACGCGACCAGGTGCCCGCCAACAGCCTGCTGCCGGTGGCAGGAGGTCGGGTGCGCCTCGGCAAGCAGGACGCCACCTACGGCTGGGACAACGAATATGGCGAGCGCCACATCGAACTGGCCCCCTTCCAGGCCAGCCGCATGCTGGTGAGCAACGCCGAGTACTTCCCCTTCGTGCAGGCCGGCGGCTATGAGACCCGGGCCTGGTGGGACGACGAGGGCTGGGGCTGGTGCCAGTATGCAAAAGTGCGCATGCCCAGCTTCTGGGTCGGCGACCCCAGCGAGCCCGAGCAACTGCAACTGCGGCTGATGACCGGGCAGGCCCCCCTGCCCTGGGACTGGCCGGTGGAGGTGAACCAGCTGGAGGCCGCCGCCTTCTGCCGCTGGAAGGCGGCCCAGACCGGCCTGCCCATACAGCTGCCGAGCGAGGGGGAGTGGATGCTGCTGCGCGAGCAGGTGCCCGACGATCAGCCGGACTGGCTGGAAGCCCCCGGCAATATCAACCTGGCCCGCTTCGCCTCCTCCTGCCCGGTGGATGCCTGCCCCCAGGGCGACTTCTTCGATCTGGTGGGCAACGTCTGGCAGTGGACCAGCACCGCCATCGACGGTTTCGAGGGGTTCAAGGTGCACCCCCTCTACGACGATTTCTCCACCCCCACCTTCGATGGCAAGCACAGCCTCATCAAGGGCGGCAGCTGGATAAGCACCGGCAACGAGGCGCTCAAGTCGTCCCGCTACGCCTTCCGCCGCCACTTCTTCCAGCATGCGGGCTTCCGCTATCTGGTCTCACGCTATCAGGAAGCCATCACAGTGAATCCTTATGAAACCGACGCCCTGGTGGCGCAATACCTCGACTTCCAGTACGGCCCGACCCACTTCGGGGTGGCCAACTACGCCAGCACCCTGGCCAGCCTCGCCAGCGAGCTGTGCAGCCGCCATGAGCGGGCGCTGGACATCGGCTGCGCCACCGGCCGCGCCAGCTTCGAGCTGGCCCGCCACTTCCAGCACGTGGACGGGGTGGACTACTCGGCCCGCTTCATCGACGTGGCGCTCGCCCTTGCCAGCCAGGACAGCTTCCGCTATGCCCTGCCCCTGGAGGGGGATCTGGTGGAGTATTGCGAGGCGCGCCTCTCCAGCCATGATCTGGGCCCTGAGCAGGCCGAACGGGTTCACTTCAGCCAGGGGGATGCCTGCAACCTCAAGCCCAAGTACGAGCACTACGATCTGGTGCTCGCCTCCAACCTGATCGACCGGCTGCGGGAGCCCGCCCGCTTCCTGCGGGACATTGCTCCGCGCCTTCGCAGCGGCGGCCTGCTGGTGCTCACCAGCCCCTACACCTGGCTGACCGACTACACCCCCAAGGCGAACTGGCTCGGCGGCATCCGGGAAAACGGCGAGGCCCTCTCCACCCATCAGGCACTGCAACGGCTGCTGGCGGCGGAGTTCGAGGAGCTATGCCCGCCGAGAGACGTGCCCTTCGTCATCCGCGAAACCGCCCGCAAGCACCAGCACACTGTGGCCCAGCTCACCGTCTGGCGCAAACGCTGA
- a CDS encoding bile acid:sodium symporter family protein — protein MRLDPFTSVLIAVVALASFFPCEGQVAVWFALLTKLAVALLFFMHGAKLSRQNLLAGLGHWRLHLVVMASTFLLFPLLGLLLTPLVPQWLSPAIYLGFLYLCALPATVQSAIAFTSMAGGNVSAAVCSASASSILGIFLSPVLVGLMINVQGEGVDTWHSIQAIMVQLMLPFVVGHLSRPLIGRWVDSHRPLIGKLDQSSILLVVYVAFSEAVVQGIWHQVGWYDLASIVLLSCVLLALVLAWNIWISRRLGFNKADEITIVFCGSKKSLANGVPMANVMFPAASVGVMVLPLMIFHQIQLMVCAVLARRYREQEPLPQVQEG, from the coding sequence GTGCGTCTGGATCCCTTTACCTCTGTGCTGATTGCCGTGGTGGCCCTGGCCTCCTTCTTCCCCTGCGAGGGCCAGGTGGCCGTCTGGTTCGCGTTGCTGACCAAGCTGGCGGTGGCGCTGCTGTTCTTCATGCATGGCGCCAAGCTGTCGCGCCAGAACCTGCTGGCGGGCCTCGGCCACTGGCGGCTCCACCTGGTGGTGATGGCCAGCACCTTCCTGCTGTTCCCGCTGCTGGGGCTCTTGCTCACCCCGTTGGTGCCCCAGTGGCTGAGCCCGGCCATCTATCTGGGCTTCCTCTATCTGTGCGCCCTGCCTGCGACCGTGCAGTCGGCCATCGCCTTCACCTCCATGGCGGGGGGCAATGTGTCGGCGGCGGTGTGCAGCGCCTCGGCCTCCAGCATCCTCGGCATCTTCCTCTCGCCGGTGCTGGTGGGGCTGATGATCAATGTTCAGGGGGAGGGGGTCGACACCTGGCACTCCATTCAGGCGATCATGGTGCAGCTGATGCTGCCCTTCGTGGTGGGCCATCTGTCGCGCCCACTGATCGGCCGCTGGGTCGACAGCCATCGCCCCCTCATCGGCAAGCTGGATCAGAGCTCCATACTGCTGGTGGTCTATGTGGCCTTCAGCGAGGCGGTGGTGCAGGGGATCTGGCACCAGGTCGGCTGGTACGATCTCGCCAGCATAGTGCTGCTGAGCTGCGTGCTGCTGGCGCTGGTGCTGGCTTGGAACATCTGGATCAGCCGCCGCCTCGGGTTCAACAAGGCGGACGAGATCACCATCGTCTTCTGCGGCTCCAAGAAGAGTCTGGCCAATGGGGTGCCCATGGCCAACGTCATGTTCCCCGCCGCCAGCGTCGGGGTCATGGTGCTGCCGCTGATGATCTTCCACCAGATCCAGCTGATGGTGTGCGCCGTGCTGGCCCGCCGCTACCGCGAGCAGGAGCCCCTGCCCCAGGTCCAGGAGGGGTAA
- a CDS encoding amino acid permease, with protein sequence MSDSVRGTIGKFALLSMTFAAVFNVRNIVNNNIELGLSSAPIFLLATIVYFIPFVFIIAEFVSANKNSESGMYDWLKKPLGTRMAYLGSFLYWFVNLFWFVSLLPNVIAYASYAMLGYEYSFSPTVTSIISIALFAAATHISTKGASWLGKIAELVAYGVFALFAIYVLGALMALGGDHVAAQPITLEAMTPTVNWATLGIMCWIFQAAGGAETAAAYLNDVKGGQKSFIKVIIIAGVVIGAMYALGSLLVNVFVPRESLTYAGGMVEIFTGMAQYFGLSETLVGRAVGVVLFIAMFGSMMMWTSAPVKIHFSEIPQGVYGDKTTQLNEHGVPVRAAWWQFAFVFVMLVVNGFGSESVQQMMNTAINLTAGTAMLPPIFIMVAYFVFRWKHDDTPRDFRMGSRTFGMAVVSVLITIFVVSMSASAFPAGVDLVRAFFINVFMTAIFSALAYWWISRFEKRQARKLAAGGKAGGDALARQI encoded by the coding sequence ATGTCTGATTCCGTACGCGGCACCATAGGCAAGTTTGCCCTGTTGTCGATGACCTTTGCCGCCGTGTTCAACGTGCGCAACATCGTCAACAACAACATAGAGCTGGGGCTCAGCTCAGCCCCCATCTTCCTGCTGGCGACCATCGTCTACTTCATTCCGTTCGTCTTCATCATCGCCGAGTTCGTCTCGGCCAACAAAAACTCCGAGTCGGGGATGTACGACTGGCTCAAGAAACCCCTCGGCACCCGTATGGCCTATCTGGGCTCCTTCCTCTACTGGTTCGTGAACCTGTTCTGGTTTGTCTCATTGCTGCCGAACGTCATCGCCTACGCCTCCTACGCCATGCTGGGCTATGAATACAGCTTCTCGCCAACCGTCACCTCGATTATCTCCATAGCGCTGTTTGCGGCGGCGACCCATATCTCCACCAAGGGGGCGAGCTGGCTCGGCAAGATTGCCGAACTGGTGGCCTACGGCGTCTTCGCCCTGTTCGCCATCTATGTGCTGGGCGCCCTGATGGCCCTCGGCGGTGACCATGTGGCGGCCCAGCCCATCACCCTGGAAGCCATGACCCCCACCGTCAACTGGGCGACGCTCGGCATCATGTGCTGGATCTTCCAGGCGGCGGGCGGAGCCGAAACGGCGGCGGCCTACCTCAATGACGTCAAGGGCGGCCAGAAGTCCTTCATCAAGGTGATCATCATCGCCGGTGTGGTCATAGGTGCCATGTATGCGCTGGGCTCCCTGCTGGTGAACGTCTTCGTGCCACGGGAGAGCCTCACCTACGCCGGCGGCATGGTGGAGATCTTCACCGGCATGGCCCAGTACTTCGGGCTCTCCGAGACCCTGGTAGGCCGGGCGGTCGGGGTGGTGCTCTTCATCGCCATGTTCGGCTCCATGATGATGTGGACCTCGGCGCCGGTGAAGATCCACTTCTCCGAGATCCCCCAGGGGGTCTATGGCGACAAGACCACCCAGCTCAACGAGCACGGGGTGCCGGTGCGGGCCGCCTGGTGGCAGTTTGCCTTCGTGTTCGTGATGCTGGTGGTCAACGGCTTCGGCTCCGAGTCGGTGCAGCAGATGATGAACACCGCCATCAACCTCACCGCCGGTACCGCCATGCTGCCGCCTATCTTCATCATGGTGGCCTACTTCGTGTTCCGCTGGAAACACGACGACACCCCCCGGGATTTTCGCATGGGGTCGCGTACCTTCGGCATGGCCGTGGTCTCGGTGCTCATCACCATCTTCGTGGTGAGCATGAGTGCCTCCGCCTTCCCGGCCGGGGTGGATCTGGTGCGCGCCTTCTTCATCAACGTCTTCATGACCGCCATCTTCTCGGCGCTGGCCTACTGGTGGATCTCCCGCTTCGAGAAGCGCCAGGCCCGCAAGCTGGCCGCCGGGGGCAAGGCGGGGGGCGATGCCCTGGCCCGGCAGATCTGA
- a CDS encoding tRNA-binding protein — MSETIEFAEFKRVEMKVGKVLEVVRHPGADKLYIVQIDVGGERPLQTVTSLVPHYSEEELLGSEVVVLTNLKPTRMRGERSECMLLCAETPDESQSVLLQPRVPMAPGTPIV, encoded by the coding sequence ATGAGCGAGACGATCGAGTTTGCCGAATTCAAGCGGGTCGAGATGAAGGTGGGCAAGGTGCTGGAGGTGGTGCGCCACCCCGGGGCCGACAAACTCTATATCGTCCAGATCGACGTGGGGGGCGAGCGGCCGCTGCAGACCGTCACCAGCCTGGTGCCCCATTACAGCGAAGAGGAGCTGCTGGGCAGCGAGGTGGTGGTGCTGACCAACCTCAAACCCACCAGGATGCGCGGCGAGCGTTCCGAGTGCATGTTGCTCTGCGCCGAGACCCCGGACGAGAGCCAGAGCGTGCTGTTGCAGCCTCGCGTGCCGATGGCGCCGGGCACCCCCATCGTCTGA
- a CDS encoding amino acid permease codes for MSDSKRNTIGKFGLLSLTFAAVFSFNNVINNNIEIGLASAPMFFLATLFYFIPFCLIIAEFVSLNKNSEAGVYAWVKSSLGGRWAFISAYTYWFVNLFFFTSLLPRVIAYASYAFLGYEYILTPVATTALSMVLFAFATYVSTNGAKMLGPITSVTSSLMLLLTLSYILLAGTALVGGVQPADPITVEAMIPDFSWAFLGITTWIFMAAGGAESVAVYVNDVKGGSKSFVKVIIIAGIFIGVLYSIASLLINVFVPSGTLKYTGGSVQVFEGLAAYFGLPEILMNRFVGLVSFTAMFGSLLMWTATPVKIFFSEIPAGIFGKKTVELNENGVPARAAWIQYLIVLPLMVIPTLGSNTAQDLMNTVINMTAAASMLPPLFIMLAYLNLRLKLDHLPRDFKMGSRTTGIAVVSVLIAIFSVGFLASTFPTGADIMTIVFYNVGGIVIFLGFAWWKYNRYEASLSAEARAKEAEPAAQAVIQPS; via the coding sequence ATGTCTGATTCCAAACGGAATACGATAGGCAAGTTTGGTCTGCTGTCGCTCACCTTCGCGGCGGTATTCAGCTTCAACAACGTCATCAACAACAACATCGAGATCGGTCTGGCCTCGGCCCCGATGTTCTTTCTGGCCACCCTTTTTTACTTCATTCCGTTCTGCCTGATCATTGCGGAATTTGTGTCACTGAATAAAAACTCCGAAGCGGGCGTCTATGCCTGGGTGAAGAGCTCCCTCGGCGGTCGCTGGGCCTTTATCTCTGCCTACACCTACTGGTTCGTGAACCTCTTCTTCTTCACCTCCTTGCTGCCGCGGGTCATCGCCTACGCCTCCTATGCCTTCCTCGGCTACGAGTACATTCTCACTCCGGTGGCGACCACGGCATTGAGCATGGTGCTCTTTGCCTTCGCCACCTATGTCTCCACCAACGGCGCCAAGATGCTCGGCCCCATCACCTCGGTGACCTCGTCCCTGATGCTGCTGCTGACCCTCTCCTACATTCTGCTGGCGGGGACGGCTCTGGTGGGCGGCGTACAACCGGCCGACCCCATCACGGTAGAGGCGATGATCCCCGATTTCAGCTGGGCCTTCCTCGGTATCACCACCTGGATCTTCATGGCGGCCGGTGGTGCCGAGTCGGTGGCGGTCTACGTCAATGACGTCAAAGGGGGCTCCAAGTCCTTCGTGAAGGTGATCATCATCGCCGGGATCTTTATCGGGGTGCTCTACTCCATCGCCTCCCTGCTGATCAACGTCTTCGTGCCGAGCGGTACCCTGAAATACACCGGCGGCTCGGTGCAGGTGTTCGAAGGGCTGGCGGCCTACTTCGGCTTGCCGGAGATCCTGATGAACCGCTTCGTCGGGCTGGTCTCCTTCACCGCCATGTTCGGTTCCCTGCTGATGTGGACCGCCACCCCGGTGAAGATCTTCTTCTCCGAGATCCCGGCCGGCATCTTCGGCAAGAAGACGGTCGAGCTGAACGAGAACGGCGTGCCCGCCCGCGCAGCCTGGATCCAGTACCTCATCGTGCTGCCGCTGATGGTGATCCCGACCCTGGGCTCCAACACTGCGCAGGATCTGATGAACACCGTCATCAACATGACCGCCGCCGCCTCCATGCTGCCGCCGCTCTTCATCATGCTGGCCTACCTCAATCTGCGCCTGAAGCTCGATCACCTGCCGCGAGATTTCAAGATGGGCTCGCGCACTACCGGCATCGCCGTGGTCTCGGTGCTGATCGCCATCTTCTCGGTGGGCTTCCTCGCCTCCACCTTCCCGACCGGCGCCGACATCATGACCATCGTCTTCTACAACGTGGGCGGGATCGTGATTTTCCTGGGCTTTGCCTGGTGGAAATACAACAGATACGAGGCCTCCCTCAGCGCCGAAGCGCGCGCCAAAGAGGCCGAGCCGGCGGCGCAGGCCGTCATCCAGCCGTCATGA
- a CDS encoding beta-galactosidase subunit beta, translating into MITLGNLTLFKNIYREGKKWGRCVEAINNLPNLKPGICHSIGDSLTYRLQEGASPATSLFEGQRRYFDVHYYLEGEETVEWAAKSELRIEQAYDDTTDREWLAGEVRERQKVGNGQVVIFENDEAYRFTGDSPVRKLIIKVTVEGGYFKNK; encoded by the coding sequence ATGATCACCTTAGGCAACCTGACCCTGTTCAAAAACATCTACCGGGAGGGCAAGAAGTGGGGCCGCTGCGTGGAGGCCATCAATAACCTGCCAAACCTCAAGCCCGGCATCTGTCACTCCATCGGTGACTCCCTCACCTACCGCTTGCAGGAGGGGGCTAGCCCAGCCACCTCGTTGTTCGAGGGGCAGCGCCGCTACTTCGACGTTCACTACTACCTGGAAGGGGAAGAGACGGTGGAGTGGGCTGCCAAGAGCGAGCTGCGGATCGAGCAGGCCTACGACGACACCACGGATCGCGAGTGGCTGGCCGGCGAGGTGCGCGAGCGCCAGAAAGTCGGCAACGGTCAGGTGGTGATCTTCGAGAACGACGAGGCTTACCGGTTCACAGGCGATAGCCCGGTGCGCAAGCTGATCATCAAGGTCACCGTCGAAGGTGGCTACTTCAAAAACAAATAA
- the ebgA gene encoding beta-galactosidase subunit alpha, translating into MNNWENVQFVGENRLAPRAYFFSYADHGLAATMQRELSRRFLSLSGQWQFHYFEHPLLVPEAFYHSAMSEWGQITVPNMWQMEGHGQLQYTDEGFPFPIDVPFVPTNNPTGAYQRSFVLSPAWDGEQVIIKFDGVETYFEVYVNGHYVGFSKGSRLTAEFDISAYANTGENLLSVRVMQWADSTYIEDQDMWWMAGIFRDVYLVGKPAAHVQDFFIRTALADDNQSATLSCDIKLENLGAPAPDHRLAWSLLDQGREIATGSLDHLAIDGKLDCRFTLDLAKPHLWSAEDPYLYQLQLSLYNGQGELLEVIPQRVGVRDIKVKDGLFYVNGHYLKLHGVNRHDNDHLKSRAVGMDRVERDIVLMKQHNLNSVRTAHYPNDPRFYELCDQYGLFVMAETDVETHGFANVGDLSRITDAPFWEPVFVDRIERHVHAQKNHPSIIIWSLGNESGYGCNIRAMYQRCKAIDPTRLVHYEEDRDAEVVDVVSTMYSRVSQMNCFGEFPMPKPRILCEYAHAMGNGPGGLSEYQQVFDRHPHIQGHYIWEWCDHGILDQDEQGRAVYKYGGDYGDYPNNYNFCMDGLIYPDQTSGPGLREYKQVICPVKVRALDLASGKLAVENRYWFSTLDDIRLLVEVKAEGELLASQQIRLEGVAPGAITELQLELPSLDGRETFVQLRVIKATATRYSAAEHELGQYQFQLKASTRQLQPFANPNATPLQIADERLALTLSGSGFALRFSRLDGKLVSWQQDGNELIERAPRLTFFKPMIDNHKQEYESLWHPNHLQIMQEHFRILSWRQLGEAVEVTVESLIAPPVFDFGMRCRYVYTLSPNGQLHVALSGQPYGGYDDIIPKIGFELGIRQDLDRVHYYGMGPGENYQDSRQSNWIDCFNSTVGEMWEHYPFPQDNGNRQQVRWATLTNRHGAGLYVRPDAPINLSVWPYSWEHIHEAQHINELEPCGYLTLNLDHKVLGLGSNSWGSEVLDSWRVRFEPFSFGLTLLPIVRGNLNPAALAGLDLSINGGRNLA; encoded by the coding sequence GTGAATAACTGGGAAAACGTCCAATTCGTTGGTGAAAACAGGCTGGCTCCGCGCGCCTACTTCTTCTCTTATGCCGATCACGGGCTGGCGGCCACCATGCAGCGGGAGCTGAGCCGTCGCTTCCTCTCCTTGAGCGGCCAGTGGCAGTTCCACTACTTCGAGCATCCGTTGCTGGTGCCGGAGGCCTTCTATCACAGCGCCATGAGCGAGTGGGGGCAGATCACAGTGCCAAACATGTGGCAGATGGAAGGCCATGGCCAGCTGCAGTACACCGATGAGGGTTTTCCCTTCCCCATCGACGTTCCCTTCGTGCCGACCAATAACCCCACCGGTGCCTATCAGCGCAGCTTTGTGCTGAGCCCGGCCTGGGACGGCGAGCAGGTGATCATCAAGTTCGACGGTGTGGAGACCTACTTCGAGGTTTATGTGAACGGCCACTACGTCGGCTTCAGCAAGGGGAGCCGCCTCACCGCCGAGTTCGACATCAGCGCCTACGCCAACACCGGCGAGAACCTGCTGTCGGTGCGGGTGATGCAGTGGGCGGACTCCACCTATATCGAAGATCAGGACATGTGGTGGATGGCGGGGATCTTCCGCGATGTCTATCTGGTGGGCAAACCGGCCGCCCATGTGCAGGACTTCTTCATCCGCACCGCGCTGGCCGATGACAACCAGAGCGCCACCCTGAGCTGCGATATCAAGCTGGAAAATCTGGGGGCGCCTGCCCCTGATCATCGTCTGGCCTGGTCCCTGCTGGATCAGGGCAGGGAGATCGCCACCGGCTCGCTCGACCATCTCGCCATCGACGGCAAGCTCGACTGCCGCTTCACGCTGGATCTGGCCAAGCCCCATCTGTGGAGCGCCGAAGATCCTTACCTCTACCAACTGCAACTCTCCCTCTACAACGGTCAGGGCGAACTGCTGGAGGTGATCCCGCAGCGGGTCGGCGTGCGTGACATCAAGGTCAAGGATGGCCTCTTCTACGTCAACGGCCACTACCTCAAGCTGCACGGGGTGAACCGCCACGACAATGACCACCTCAAGAGCCGCGCGGTCGGCATGGATAGGGTGGAGCGCGACATAGTGCTGATGAAGCAGCACAACCTCAACTCGGTGCGCACCGCCCACTACCCGAACGACCCGCGCTTCTACGAGCTGTGTGACCAGTACGGTCTGTTCGTGATGGCGGAGACCGACGTGGAGACCCACGGCTTTGCCAACGTCGGCGATCTCAGCCGCATCACCGACGCTCCCTTCTGGGAGCCGGTGTTTGTGGATCGCATCGAACGCCACGTTCATGCCCAGAAGAACCACCCCTCCATCATCATCTGGTCCCTGGGCAACGAGTCCGGCTACGGCTGCAACATCAGGGCCATGTACCAGCGCTGCAAGGCGATCGATCCGACCCGGCTGGTGCACTACGAAGAGGATCGCGATGCCGAGGTGGTGGATGTGGTGAGCACCATGTACTCCCGCGTCTCCCAGATGAACTGCTTTGGCGAGTTCCCTATGCCTAAGCCGCGCATCCTCTGCGAATACGCCCACGCCATGGGCAACGGCCCGGGTGGCCTGAGCGAATATCAACAGGTGTTCGACCGTCATCCCCACATTCAGGGTCACTACATCTGGGAGTGGTGCGATCACGGCATCCTGGATCAGGACGAGCAGGGGCGTGCCGTTTACAAATACGGCGGCGACTACGGCGACTACCCCAACAACTACAACTTCTGCATGGATGGCCTCATCTATCCGGATCAGACCTCTGGGCCTGGCCTGCGCGAATACAAGCAGGTGATCTGCCCGGTCAAGGTGCGGGCGCTGGATCTGGCCAGCGGCAAGCTGGCGGTGGAAAACCGCTACTGGTTCTCCACTCTCGACGACATCCGTCTGCTGGTTGAGGTGAAGGCCGAGGGCGAACTGCTGGCCAGCCAGCAGATCCGGCTGGAAGGGGTTGCCCCCGGTGCGATTACCGAGCTGCAGCTTGAGCTGCCTTCGCTCGATGGGCGGGAAACCTTCGTCCAACTGCGGGTCATCAAGGCCACCGCCACTCGCTATAGCGCGGCGGAGCACGAGCTGGGCCAGTACCAGTTCCAGCTGAAGGCATCGACCCGCCAGCTGCAGCCCTTTGCCAATCCCAACGCCACCCCGTTGCAGATTGCCGATGAGCGGCTCGCGCTGACCTTGAGCGGCAGCGGCTTTGCCCTGCGCTTCTCGCGCCTCGACGGCAAGCTGGTGAGCTGGCAGCAGGATGGCAATGAGCTGATTGAGCGGGCGCCGCGTCTCACCTTCTTCAAGCCGATGATCGACAACCACAAGCAGGAGTACGAGAGCCTGTGGCACCCGAACCACCTGCAGATCATGCAGGAGCACTTCCGCATCTTAAGCTGGCGTCAGCTGGGCGAGGCGGTCGAGGTGACGGTGGAGAGCCTGATCGCGCCGCCGGTGTTCGACTTCGGCATGCGCTGCCGCTACGTCTACACCCTGAGCCCGAACGGTCAGCTGCATGTGGCCCTCTCCGGTCAGCCCTACGGCGGCTATGACGACATCATCCCCAAGATCGGCTTCGAGCTGGGTATTCGTCAGGATCTCGACCGGGTGCACTACTACGGCATGGGTCCGGGTGAAAACTATCAGGACAGCCGCCAGAGCAACTGGATCGACTGCTTCAACAGCACGGTGGGCGAGATGTGGGAGCACTACCCCTTCCCGCAGGACAATGGCAACCGCCAGCAGGTGCGCTGGGCGACCCTGACCAACCGCCACGGCGCCGGTCTCTACGTGCGGCCCGATGCCCCCATCAACCTGAGCGTCTGGCCCTACAGCTGGGAGCATATCCACGAGGCGCAGCACATCAACGAGCTGGAGCCCTGTGGTTATCTCACCCTCAATCTGGATCACAAGGTGCTGGGGCTGGGTTCCAACTCCTGGGGTTCCGAGGTGCTGGACTCCTGGCGGGTGCGCTTCGAGCCGTTCAGCTTCGGCCTGACCCTGCTGCCCATCGTCCGTGGCAACCTCAATCCGGCTGCGCTGGCCGGTCTCGACCTCAGCATCAACGGCGGGAGGAACCTCGCATGA